A window of the Methyloprofundus sp. genome harbors these coding sequences:
- a CDS encoding hydroxylamine reductase, whose translation MFCYHCQEAKKNIACDTAGICGKKADVSSLHDLLTYALKGLCFYAVKAQEQGISDINIDKFTARALYAMVTNVNFDAAVFVQLITETVQRREFLQRLLAEQEVVLEGDLPAEVQWHYESLDKAELVKKGETVGVMAAGELSGEAADIHAAQEMLMYAAKGLGALLEHIQVMGEFHKDLYVFMHQAVAYTLHKEVSLDDLLAMNFKCGEQGLLAMQVLEHINTEKFGHPEPTTVHLDTWDKPGIIVTGHEFQDLHDLLEQSAGTGVDIYTHGEMMAAHSYPAFKKYFNLVANYGGAWQDQKTQFGKFNGPVLVTSNSLQQPKKGYIDKAYTSSMVGWPDLMHIEPRRTHEQKNFAAIIAQAQSCEPPTPLTEGSVTSGYGRQALCALSTEVAAAIQAGTIARIIVIAGYDGRHKERKYYTALVENLPTDTLILTCGDTKFRFHQQNLGDINGIPRLLDVGQTHDFYAIMAFLSHLQTTMQLPDLAALPVSFNIPWYEQQTILMMLSLFAQGIKNVRIGPTLPPFFSAGILDKLTETLAVKGIDTPENDITAMLEE comes from the coding sequence ATGTTTTGTTACCATTGCCAGGAAGCTAAAAAAAATATTGCCTGTGATACTGCAGGTATTTGTGGAAAAAAAGCGGATGTTTCCAGTCTACATGATTTATTAACCTATGCGTTAAAAGGCTTGTGTTTTTATGCTGTTAAAGCACAAGAACAAGGTATCAGTGATATTAATATAGATAAGTTTACTGCCCGCGCTTTATATGCAATGGTGACTAATGTTAATTTTGATGCTGCAGTATTTGTGCAATTAATTACCGAAACAGTACAGCGCCGTGAATTTCTCCAGCGCTTGTTGGCTGAACAAGAGGTTGTTTTAGAGGGGGATTTGCCAGCAGAAGTACAATGGCATTATGAAAGTTTAGATAAAGCTGAGTTGGTAAAAAAAGGTGAAACCGTTGGTGTGATGGCTGCAGGTGAATTATCTGGTGAAGCTGCAGATATTCATGCGGCACAAGAAATGTTGATGTATGCTGCCAAAGGTTTGGGAGCATTATTAGAACATATTCAAGTCATGGGTGAGTTTCACAAAGATCTTTATGTTTTTATGCATCAAGCCGTTGCGTATACCTTGCACAAAGAAGTCAGTTTGGATGATTTGTTAGCCATGAACTTTAAATGTGGTGAACAAGGTTTATTGGCGATGCAAGTATTGGAGCATATCAATACCGAAAAATTTGGTCATCCAGAACCCACAACGGTGCATTTAGATACTTGGGATAAGCCAGGTATCATCGTCACAGGTCATGAATTCCAAGACCTGCATGACTTATTAGAGCAGAGTGCAGGTACAGGAGTAGATATTTATACTCACGGTGAAATGATGGCAGCGCATAGTTACCCTGCTTTCAAAAAGTATTTTAATTTAGTCGCCAACTATGGTGGTGCCTGGCAAGACCAGAAAACCCAATTTGGTAAGTTTAATGGACCTGTTTTAGTCACCAGTAATAGTTTGCAGCAGCCCAAGAAAGGTTATATTGATAAAGCCTATACTTCAAGCATGGTCGGCTGGCCGGATTTAATGCATATAGAGCCTCGACGCACACATGAACAAAAGAATTTTGCAGCCATCATTGCACAAGCGCAAAGCTGTGAGCCTCCAACGCCATTAACAGAGGGCAGTGTTACCTCTGGTTATGGTCGCCAAGCATTATGTGCTTTATCAACGGAGGTTGCCGCTGCCATTCAAGCAGGCACTATTGCGCGAATTATTGTTATTGCAGGCTATGATGGTCGACATAAAGAACGTAAGTATTACACTGCATTAGTAGAAAACCTGCCGACAGACACCTTAATTCTAACTTGTGGTGATACCAAATTTAGGTTTCATCAACAAAATTTAGGTGATATCAATGGTATACCACGGCTCTTGGATGTAGGGCAAACACACGATTTTTATGCCATCATGGCTTTCCTGAGTCACCTGCAAACAACGATGCAATTGCCCGATTTAGCGGCACTACCTGTTTCGTTTAATATTCCTTGGTATGAACAGCAAACGATATTAATGATGCTGTCCTTATTTGCCCAAGGCATTAAAAATGTACGTATTGGCCCCACTTTACCGCCTTTTTTTAGTGCAGGTATTTTAGATAAACTCACCGAAACATTGGCAGTAAAAGGGATTGATACCCCTGAAAATGATATTACAGCCATGCTAGAGGAATAA
- a CDS encoding branched-chain amino acid aminotransferase, with amino-acid sequence MMTMDDRDGKIWLDGVWVEWREAKVHVLTHTLHYGAGVFEGLRAYHTSEGPAIFKLQDHTDRLFRSAHILNMQIPFSKEEINQAHIGAIKNNNLDSAYIRSMCFYGSEGMGLRADNLKVHVMVAAWEWGAYLGAESMEKGIRIRTSSYTRNHVNSTMCKAKANGNYINSILALQEALSAGYDEALLLDHEGFVAEGSGENLFIVRNGILYTPETTSALEGITRDTILTIAKEQGLEVKEKRITRDEVYVADEAFFTGSAAEVTPIREYDDRLIGSGERGPITEKIQALYFDYVHGRKNDHTEWLAHIK; translated from the coding sequence ATGATGACAATGGATGATAGAGACGGAAAAATTTGGCTAGATGGAGTGTGGGTAGAATGGCGCGAAGCTAAAGTACATGTCCTAACACATACATTGCATTATGGTGCTGGCGTATTTGAAGGCTTAAGAGCTTATCATACCTCGGAAGGCCCTGCGATTTTCAAACTGCAAGATCATACTGATCGCTTATTTCGCTCAGCACATATTTTAAATATGCAGATTCCTTTTTCAAAAGAAGAAATCAACCAAGCACATATTGGTGCTATTAAAAATAATAACCTAGACAGTGCTTATATTCGTTCCATGTGTTTTTATGGTTCTGAAGGCATGGGCTTGCGGGCTGATAATCTTAAAGTACATGTTATGGTCGCGGCATGGGAATGGGGTGCTTATCTCGGTGCAGAAAGCATGGAAAAAGGCATTCGCATCAGAACGTCTTCTTATACACGTAATCATGTCAACAGCACTATGTGTAAAGCCAAAGCAAACGGCAACTACATTAATTCTATCTTAGCATTACAAGAAGCCTTAAGTGCTGGCTATGATGAAGCGTTATTATTGGACCATGAAGGCTTTGTTGCTGAAGGTAGCGGCGAGAATTTATTTATTGTGCGTAATGGCATTTTGTATACACCAGAAACTACTTCTGCATTAGAAGGTATCACCCGTGATACCATTTTAACCATTGCCAAAGAGCAAGGCTTGGAAGTGAAGGAAAAGCGTATTACCCGTGATGAAGTGTATGTTGCTGATGAAGCATTTTTTACTGGTTCAGCGGCGGAAGTAACACCCATACGCGAATACGATGATCGTCTCATTGGTTCAGGTGAGCGTGGGCCTATTACCGAAAAAATCCAAGCTTTATATTTTGATTATGTGCATGGTCGTAAAAATGATCATACTGAATGGTTGGCACACATAAAATAA
- a CDS encoding adenosylhomocysteine nucleosidase: MALSKVVTPLGQVYLFAAFPAEAKPLISHFKLKKELSVTAFTIYRNPEITLTVTGLGKAAMAAGLAYTLALFPAATVPILLNVGIVGHQDQPLGSIFCAEKIIDQDSQRVYYPQLVATPPCPSQTLTTVSSPELAYAGTSLYEMEASAFYETAIRFSSSELIQCIKVVSDNQANPVAQIKPAQVSELIMMAIPVIKDYINLLSQLALLSQNFKVPFYTEIITQAHFTNQQKLQLKMLLSKRAVLMTHKLDLTELMQNSAKVIVEGLQQDISQHKFGGF; the protein is encoded by the coding sequence ATGGCTTTATCTAAAGTAGTAACACCGTTAGGGCAGGTCTACTTATTTGCTGCATTTCCAGCAGAGGCTAAGCCTTTAATTAGCCATTTTAAATTGAAAAAAGAGCTCTCGGTGACTGCTTTTACTATTTACCGCAATCCCGAGATCACTTTAACGGTAACCGGGTTGGGTAAGGCTGCGATGGCTGCTGGTCTTGCTTATACCTTGGCTCTATTTCCAGCGGCTACAGTGCCTATATTGTTAAATGTTGGTATTGTAGGGCATCAAGATCAGCCACTTGGCAGTATTTTTTGTGCTGAAAAAATTATAGATCAAGATAGTCAGCGTGTTTACTACCCACAATTAGTTGCAACTCCACCGTGCCCTAGCCAAACGCTCACGACAGTGAGCTCACCGGAACTTGCATATGCGGGTACTTCTCTCTATGAAATGGAAGCCTCTGCTTTTTATGAAACTGCCATTCGTTTTAGCTCTAGTGAATTAATTCAATGCATTAAAGTGGTTTCTGATAATCAAGCTAACCCAGTAGCGCAAATTAAGCCAGCACAAGTCAGTGAGTTAATAATGATGGCTATTCCTGTTATTAAAGATTATATAAACTTACTCAGCCAGTTAGCCTTACTCAGCCAAAATTTTAAAGTCCCTTTTTATACAGAAATTATTACGCAAGCACATTTTACTAATCAGCAAAAGCTGCAATTAAAAATGTTATTGAGCAAAAGAGCGGTGTTAATGACTCATAAATTGGATCTAACAGAACTGATGCAGAACTCTGCAAAAGTGATTGTAGAGGGGCTACAACAAGATATTAGTCAGCATAAATTTGGTGGGTTTTGA
- a CDS encoding 1,4-alpha-glucan branching enzyme, whose protein sequence is MSDHKGLLSIVLHAHLPFVRHPEYDQFFEENWLFEAITECYIPLLQVLARLSKDQVNYRLTLSLSPPLIAMLSNELLQTRYLAHLNKQIELTEKEISRTQGSAQQALAKFYQHLYLETLEVYSNQYAGNLLSAFQQFHSTGHLELITCAATHGFLPLLNKSEATVRTQIDTGIASFVAQFGFTPAGFWLPECAYYPGLEAHLQSGGIHYFFVDAHGIEHASQRPVNGVYAPLNCGNGVLAFARDPESSQQVWSTTEGYPGDYDYREYHSDIGFDLDLDYIAPYILDNNVRINTGIKYHRVTGEDLPKEIYLPEQAAAKARLHAEDFINKCQQQIEQLSANMDRPPIIVAPFDAELFGHWWFEGPQWLEWVLRLADADSSKLKTSNCSDYLQQVSAHQVATPSASTWGDQGYSKHWINETNDWVYPLLHKAADDLEKLVLALQSIKMSSLQERALNQALRSLLLAQASDWPFILKTGTTVEYAKKRITDHLARFNYLLESVKTNAINERYLSALEILDEVFPDVNFRDFHTPK, encoded by the coding sequence GTGTCTGATCATAAAGGCTTGCTTAGCATTGTTCTGCATGCACATTTACCTTTTGTGCGGCACCCTGAATACGATCAGTTTTTTGAAGAGAATTGGTTATTTGAAGCAATTACCGAGTGTTATATACCCTTACTACAGGTACTTGCCAGACTAAGCAAAGATCAAGTTAACTATCGGCTGACACTTTCGTTATCGCCGCCACTGATTGCCATGCTAAGTAACGAGCTATTGCAAACACGTTACCTTGCGCATCTCAATAAACAAATAGAGCTGACAGAAAAGGAAATTAGCAGAACCCAAGGGTCTGCCCAGCAAGCGTTGGCCAAATTTTACCAGCATCTGTATTTAGAAACCTTAGAGGTTTATAGCAATCAATATGCGGGTAATTTATTGTCTGCTTTTCAACAATTTCATAGCACAGGCCATCTTGAATTAATTACCTGCGCTGCAACGCATGGTTTTTTACCCTTATTGAATAAAAGTGAAGCTACGGTACGGACTCAAATTGATACTGGCATTGCGAGCTTTGTCGCGCAATTTGGTTTTACACCAGCAGGTTTTTGGTTGCCAGAGTGTGCTTATTACCCTGGCTTAGAAGCACACTTGCAAAGCGGGGGTATTCACTATTTTTTTGTCGATGCGCATGGTATTGAGCACGCTAGTCAGCGACCAGTTAATGGTGTGTATGCACCCCTGAATTGTGGCAATGGTGTACTGGCATTTGCTCGCGATCCTGAATCATCACAGCAAGTTTGGAGTACCACTGAAGGCTACCCTGGGGATTATGATTACCGTGAATATCACAGTGATATTGGTTTCGATTTAGACTTGGACTATATCGCCCCTTATATCCTAGACAATAATGTACGTATCAATACTGGCATTAAATATCATCGGGTGACAGGCGAAGATTTGCCTAAGGAAATATACCTGCCTGAGCAGGCTGCTGCAAAAGCGCGTTTACATGCTGAAGATTTTATTAACAAATGCCAACAGCAAATTGAGCAACTCAGTGCTAATATGGATAGGCCGCCCATTATAGTCGCTCCTTTTGATGCCGAACTATTTGGGCATTGGTGGTTTGAAGGACCGCAGTGGTTGGAATGGGTGTTACGACTGGCTGATGCTGACAGCAGTAAGCTTAAAACCAGCAATTGTTCTGATTACTTGCAGCAAGTTTCGGCACACCAAGTTGCGACACCATCAGCATCGACTTGGGGGGATCAAGGTTATTCCAAGCATTGGATTAATGAAACCAATGATTGGGTTTATCCCTTATTACATAAAGCCGCTGATGATTTGGAAAAACTGGTATTGGCGTTACAAAGTATTAAAATGAGTTCCTTACAAGAAAGAGCCTTGAATCAGGCTTTGCGCTCATTATTATTAGCGCAAGCATCAGATTGGCCTTTTATCCTGAAAACAGGAACAACGGTTGAATATGCCAAGAAACGTATTACTGATCATTTAGCACGCTTCAATTATTTATTGGAGAGTGTTAAAACCAATGCCATCAATGAGCGCTATTTAAGTGCTTTGGAAATATTGGATGAGGTATTTCCTGATGTGAATTTTCGGGATTTTCATACACCGAAATAA
- a CDS encoding maltose 6'-phosphate phosphatase, with protein MQKIKLLYIENIIFRKKKQAQQKLTFFLLLEDLGYDKQVDVMWAGENGAWQVLAAHFYSTLANGQEYWSASITLNLTKEQSLPGNIQCNVRYRVLANEYFANNDGHNYYSEADSGIKLTHNQSLQNVVFANKLRNNQQSINVTVAVKQSFNAENVTLHWTTNNWKTTKKIHCKFKRNHWGRVLQSNARNPNQYGTQLWAGKIQHSELAKLKYVISCGNGQQTIWDNNADQNYCFPREQLKVLILNLHCYQEDNQDAKFTIIANAINELDVDIVCLQEVAEHWQDGQGDWESNSAKIINDRLSKPFYIHNDWSHLGFDKYREGVAILSRYPLSKHESRYVSDSHDVYDINSRKVVTARVHVPYIGYINVFSAHLSWLEGGFAQQFQQLKTWAEQNNRRDIQATLLCGDFNITAGSQGYEMVVASQQYEDQYLAINKQGVFDKVFKVHDAHWQDLLADDYRIDYIFMNKNSQLKATSARVIFTEQDYGRVSDHCGYFMTFESL; from the coding sequence ATGCAAAAAATTAAACTACTCTATATAGAAAATATAATTTTCCGTAAAAAGAAACAAGCACAACAGAAGCTAACATTTTTTTTGCTACTAGAAGATCTTGGCTACGATAAACAAGTCGATGTTATGTGGGCAGGGGAGAATGGTGCTTGGCAGGTTTTAGCCGCACATTTTTACAGCACTTTAGCGAATGGCCAGGAATACTGGTCGGCTAGCATCACTTTAAATTTAACTAAAGAACAGTCACTGCCAGGTAATATCCAGTGCAATGTGCGCTATCGAGTTTTGGCTAATGAGTATTTTGCTAATAATGATGGCCATAATTATTATAGTGAAGCCGACTCTGGCATAAAACTGACTCATAATCAGTCGCTACAAAATGTTGTTTTTGCCAATAAACTGCGGAATAATCAGCAATCCATTAACGTGACCGTTGCGGTTAAGCAGTCCTTTAATGCTGAAAATGTCACTCTGCATTGGACGACTAACAATTGGAAAACCACTAAAAAAATTCACTGTAAGTTTAAGCGTAACCACTGGGGCAGGGTCTTGCAAAGTAATGCACGTAACCCGAATCAATATGGTACCCAGTTGTGGGCGGGTAAAATTCAGCACTCTGAATTAGCAAAATTAAAATATGTTATTAGCTGTGGTAATGGTCAGCAGACTATTTGGGATAATAATGCCGATCAGAATTATTGCTTTCCACGTGAGCAACTTAAAGTTTTAATCTTAAATTTACACTGTTATCAGGAAGATAATCAGGATGCAAAATTTACTATCATAGCCAATGCCATTAATGAGCTCGATGTTGATATTGTTTGCTTACAGGAAGTTGCTGAGCATTGGCAAGATGGCCAAGGCGATTGGGAATCTAATTCGGCAAAAATTATTAATGACCGGCTGAGTAAACCTTTTTATATCCATAATGATTGGTCACATTTAGGCTTTGATAAATACCGAGAAGGGGTGGCAATCTTAAGTCGTTATCCTTTGTCCAAACATGAATCGCGCTATGTTTCCGATAGTCATGACGTATATGATATTAATTCACGCAAAGTAGTGACCGCTCGGGTGCATGTACCTTATATAGGCTATATCAATGTGTTTTCTGCACACTTGAGTTGGCTGGAAGGTGGTTTTGCGCAGCAGTTTCAACAATTAAAAACCTGGGCAGAGCAAAATAATCGCCGAGATATTCAAGCCACTTTATTATGTGGTGACTTTAATATCACTGCAGGCTCACAGGGTTATGAAATGGTAGTGGCTTCACAGCAATACGAAGATCAGTATTTAGCCATTAATAAACAGGGAGTATTTGATAAAGTATTTAAAGTGCATGATGCACATTGGCAAGATTTACTCGCGGATGATTATCGCATTGACTATATCTTTATGAATAAAAATAGTCAGTTAAAAGCCACTTCTGCGCGGGTTATTTTTACCGAGCAAGATTATGGGCGTGTCTCCGATCATTGTGGTTATTTTATGACCTTTGAGTCCCTTTAA
- a CDS encoding tRNA(fMet)-specific endonuclease VapC (type II toxin-antitoxin system toxin), translating to MGRINYLLDTNILSEPARKHPNSNVMQRLAQYDGQYVTAAIVWHELQYGCELLAESKRKTKLQSYLLTLQDGGLIIIPYDQLAAEWYAKQRAMLKVQGKMSAYADGEIAAIAAANNLTLVTRNTDDFSDFKNLQLENWFE from the coding sequence ATGGGACGAATAAACTATTTATTAGATACAAATATTCTTTCAGAACCCGCTCGCAAGCATCCAAACAGCAATGTGATGCAACGCTTGGCACAATATGACGGCCAATATGTAACCGCAGCAATTGTCTGGCATGAATTACAATATGGTTGTGAATTATTAGCAGAATCTAAAAGAAAAACAAAATTACAGTCTTATTTGCTGACATTGCAAGATGGTGGTCTGATTATTATACCTTATGACCAATTAGCAGCAGAATGGTATGCAAAGCAACGAGCCATGCTTAAAGTGCAAGGTAAAATGTCGGCCTATGCTGATGGCGAGATTGCAGCAATAGCAGCGGCTAATAATTTAACACTGGTAACACGGAATACTGATGACTTTTCTGACTTTAAAAATTTGCAATTAGAGAACTGGTTTGAATAA
- a CDS encoding antitoxin Phd (type II toxin-antitoxin system antitoxin), with protein MKTSTIAEAKNNLSHLVHQLEVDEPIHLTRYGKPVAVMMSEAQYKQLISPVKNLNAAILNWRKQLDEPSDIALSDKELKTLRKESSGREFSWDE; from the coding sequence ATGAAAACAAGCACTATTGCCGAAGCCAAAAACAATTTATCTCATTTGGTTCATCAACTTGAAGTTGATGAACCTATTCATCTAACCCGTTATGGTAAGCCCGTTGCGGTTATGATGTCGGAGGCTCAATATAAGCAATTAATTTCACCCGTTAAAAATCTGAATGCAGCTATTTTAAACTGGCGTAAGCAGTTAGATGAGCCATCGGATATTGCTTTAAGTGATAAAGAGCTTAAAACATTACGTAAAGAGTCTTCTGGGCGTGAGTTTTCATGGGACGAATAA
- a CDS encoding ribonucleoside-diphosphate reductase alpha chain — translation MTTKRLTDSDSSVDIPLQDASVDIWDTKYRLKTKSGTAIDGNIDATFQRVAQALSSVEKGKAKQDKYYKEFLWALRQGVIPAGRIISNAGAHEHKPATSTINCTVSGSIADSMDDILGKVHEAGLTLKAGCGIGYEFSTLRPKDAYVSGAGAYTSGPLSFMDIYDKMCFTVSSAGGRRGAQMATFDIGHPDVVEFIRAKREDGRLRQFNLSLLITAEFVEAVKADGEWRLSFPIMQRELEEDQLNLNDKAVILWRDLPHATGYVENKDGLVACKISKTMPARRLWDIIMSSTYDYAEPGFILIDKVNEMNNNWFCEDIRATNPCGEQPLPPYGSCLLGSINLTRFIESPFTDDAAFNWDSYRKTIRIFTRMLDNVVEINGLPLEKQREEITSKRRHGMGYLGLGSTLTMLGMQYGDPESLGFTSEVTKVLAVEGWKEALDLAKEKGTAPALIQDYTITGSMLHKRPEMQKDGYKVGDKIAGKVLHAKYSRYMQQLAVEEPELITALIEQGARFTHHSSIAPTGTISLSLANNASNGIEPSFAHHYSRNVIREGKKTKEKIDVFSFELLAYRALINAKAMPYSEVAEEQLPDYFITADAITPKQHVDVQAAAQVWIDSSISKTANVPTDFPYEEFKSIYEYAYDKGLKGCTTFRFNPEVFQGVLVKESDLENTTYQFTLDDGHVLEVKGNEEIEYDGEMHTAANLFDALKEGYYGKF, via the coding sequence ATGACCACCAAGCGACTCACCGATTCTGATTCCTCAGTAGATATTCCCCTGCAAGATGCTTCAGTCGATATCTGGGACACCAAATATCGTTTAAAAACCAAATCAGGTACCGCGATTGATGGCAATATTGATGCGACTTTTCAACGTGTCGCGCAAGCTTTATCAAGCGTCGAAAAAGGCAAAGCCAAGCAAGATAAATACTATAAAGAGTTTTTATGGGCTTTACGCCAAGGCGTCATCCCTGCTGGACGTATTATTTCAAACGCTGGCGCACATGAACATAAACCTGCAACCTCAACTATTAACTGCACTGTATCTGGTTCTATTGCCGATTCGATGGATGATATTCTGGGCAAAGTACACGAAGCAGGGTTAACTCTTAAGGCTGGTTGTGGCATTGGCTATGAGTTTTCCACGCTAAGGCCTAAAGATGCTTATGTTTCTGGTGCAGGTGCGTATACTTCTGGTCCGTTATCCTTTATGGATATTTACGACAAAATGTGTTTCACCGTATCTTCTGCAGGTGGTCGCCGGGGCGCTCAAATGGCAACCTTTGATATTGGTCACCCTGATGTAGTTGAATTTATTCGCGCCAAACGTGAAGATGGCCGCTTACGCCAGTTTAATTTATCGTTATTAATTACCGCAGAATTTGTAGAGGCTGTTAAAGCTGATGGCGAATGGCGCTTATCCTTCCCTATTATGCAACGTGAATTGGAAGAGGATCAGCTAAATTTAAACGACAAGGCCGTCATTCTCTGGCGTGATTTACCACATGCGACTGGTTATGTTGAGAACAAGGATGGTTTGGTTGCCTGCAAAATCAGCAAAACCATGCCAGCCCGTAGATTATGGGACATTATCATGTCTTCAACTTACGATTATGCAGAGCCTGGCTTTATTTTGATTGATAAAGTTAATGAAATGAATAATAACTGGTTTTGTGAGGATATTCGGGCCACCAACCCATGCGGGGAGCAGCCTCTTCCTCCTTATGGCTCATGCCTTTTAGGATCTATCAACCTAACGCGCTTTATTGAAAGCCCGTTTACCGATGATGCCGCTTTTAACTGGGACAGTTATCGTAAAACCATTCGTATCTTCACACGTATGCTGGATAACGTGGTGGAAATTAATGGCCTGCCATTAGAAAAACAACGCGAAGAAATCACCTCTAAACGCAGACATGGCATGGGCTATTTAGGCTTAGGTTCAACTTTGACCATGCTAGGCATGCAATACGGCGATCCAGAATCATTAGGTTTTACTAGTGAAGTTACTAAAGTATTGGCCGTAGAAGGCTGGAAAGAAGCGTTAGACTTGGCCAAAGAAAAAGGTACAGCGCCAGCGTTGATCCAAGACTACACCATTACAGGATCCATGTTGCATAAACGCCCTGAAATGCAGAAAGATGGTTATAAAGTAGGTGATAAAATTGCGGGCAAAGTATTACATGCAAAATACAGTCGCTATATGCAACAATTAGCGGTAGAAGAGCCTGAGCTAATTACCGCCTTAATTGAGCAAGGCGCGCGCTTTACCCATCATAGCTCCATCGCGCCAACGGGTACGATTTCTTTATCATTAGCCAATAATGCCAGTAATGGGATTGAACCCAGTTTTGCGCATCACTACTCTCGCAATGTGATTCGTGAAGGTAAAAAAACCAAAGAAAAAATTGATGTATTTTCATTTGAACTACTCGCTTATCGCGCTTTGATTAATGCTAAAGCAATGCCTTATAGTGAAGTAGCAGAGGAACAATTACCTGATTACTTTATTACCGCTGATGCGATTACCCCAAAGCAACATGTTGATGTGCAAGCTGCCGCGCAAGTCTGGATCGACTCTTCTATTTCTAAAACAGCGAATGTGCCGACTGATTTTCCGTATGAAGAATTTAAATCGATCTATGAATATGCCTATGATAAAGGCCTAAAAGGCTGCACGACTTTTCGCTTTAACCCGGAAGTTTTTCAAGGCGTTCTGGTCAAAGAATCTGATTTGGAAAATACCACTTACCAATTTACTTTAGATGACGGCCATGTTCTAGAAGTAAAGGGGAATGAAGAGATTGAGTATGATGGCGAAATGCATACTGCGGCTAATTTATTTGATGCCTTGAAAGAGGGGTATTACGGTAAGTTTTAG
- a CDS encoding adenylate cyclase: protein MAIEIERKFLLANDAWRALVSKSINYRQGYLNSDAHSSVRVRVSDDTAKINIKSATIGAQRQEYEYDIPAEDAHELLSTLCNKPLIEKIRHLVIIGQHTWEIDEFAGENQGLIVAEIELNQVDEHFDKPAWVGEEVTEDVRYYNNQLAKQPYTTW, encoded by the coding sequence ATGGCAATTGAAATAGAACGTAAATTTTTACTCGCTAATGACGCTTGGCGTGCTTTAGTGTCTAAGTCGATTAATTATCGGCAAGGGTATTTGAATAGTGATGCACATAGCTCAGTGCGTGTGCGTGTCAGTGATGATACCGCTAAGATCAACATTAAAAGTGCCACGATTGGCGCGCAACGTCAGGAGTATGAATATGATATTCCTGCGGAGGATGCACATGAGTTACTCAGTACTTTATGCAATAAACCTTTAATAGAAAAAATTCGCCACCTTGTCATTATTGGCCAGCATACTTGGGAAATTGACGAGTTTGCGGGTGAAAATCAGGGGTTAATTGTTGCAGAAATCGAGTTAAACCAAGTAGATGAGCACTTTGATAAGCCGGCTTGGGTTGGTGAGGAAGTCACTGAAGATGTGCGTTACTATAATAATCAGTTAGCTAAGCAGCCTTATACTACTTGGTGA